In Puniceicoccales bacterium, the genomic stretch ATTCAATTATTTTTTCACAGCCCTTGGTTAGAGTACCTGAAAATATTGCATCTTTGGTTTCTTTGGCCCTTACCAGAACTTTTACTTTGTCGGTGGCCATGAGTAAAATTTTTTTCTTGATTGACTTTGGGGTTTGGACCGGGCTTAGATCTGATTGCAAAACATTTTTCTGTCTATCATGCTGGTTGTCATTGGCTTTGTTGATGGTATGAGATAAAATGAATGGGACCAGTAGCATGGGAATGGATATTGCCGTTGCAATGTAGATATATTTTTTCCTGAGCTTTGGGATGCCTTCGTTGTTATTGGAACCTTGTTCCGTATCCAGGTCTGGTTCAACCGGTACTTCTATATTGCTGTGGTCAACGGCGCGGCTCTTTTTGGCGACCTGTTGTACCATTTCGCGGCGCTTCGACGAAGTGGTAAGTGCTACAAATGCTTTGATGGGGCAGAGTGCCATAACATCTTTGGTGTCAAGTTTAAGAAATTCTGCATAGGTTT encodes the following:
- a CDS encoding helix-turn-helix domain-containing protein, whose translation is MSNGLGELLSKAREDLGISLEAAADATKIRMDFLECFEKNSFDFNLPDIYKREFLKTYAEFLKLDTKDVMALCPIKAFVALTTSSKRREMVQQVAKKSRAVDHSNIEVPVEPDLDTEQGSNNNEGIPKLRKKYIYIATAISIPMLLVPFILSHTINKANDNQHDRQKNVLQSDLSPVQTPKSIKKKILLMATDKVKVLVRAKETKDAIFSGTLTKGCEKIIEYAAPVQIYYDNGSVLSMELSNGERLHLESGLGAIEVK